A region of Rhizobium indicum DNA encodes the following proteins:
- a CDS encoding DUF6481 family protein: protein MKNAKNNELSDRRSAAAEAKAALLNAYRSAKDSAEPTRLAKQAERQAIAAAREERRAQRERVKLKELERAQAAEAERQAAAEAAARADADAREAADKDRIARVIADEAARKAERDLRYANRKARKS from the coding sequence TTGAAAAACGCCAAAAACAACGAGCTTTCCGATCGCCGCAGCGCCGCTGCCGAAGCCAAGGCCGCTCTCCTCAATGCGTATCGCAGCGCCAAGGATTCAGCCGAACCCACCAGGCTGGCAAAGCAGGCGGAGCGTCAAGCCATTGCCGCGGCCAGGGAAGAACGTCGCGCTCAGCGAGAACGGGTCAAGCTCAAGGAGCTGGAGCGGGCTCAGGCCGCCGAGGCCGAACGTCAGGCTGCCGCCGAGGCCGCAGCACGCGCCGATGCCGACGCGCGCGAAGCAGCTGACAAAGACCGGATCGCCCGCGTGATTGCCGACGAAGCCGCCCGAAAGGCCGAACGCGACCTGCGTTACGCCAATCGCAAAGCCAGGAAGTCCTGA
- the minE gene encoding cell division topological specificity factor MinE, whose translation MNIFRLFNKQRTAPAARERLQVLLAHERSSAGSDLVTLLREEILAVIAKHVQLDHDKVQVTIDRNEYVSTLEIDVEIPLNAAVQAA comes from the coding sequence ATGAATATTTTCCGTCTTTTCAACAAACAGAGAACCGCACCGGCCGCCCGCGAACGGCTGCAGGTCCTTCTCGCCCATGAACGTTCCTCGGCAGGGTCGGACCTGGTCACCCTGCTGCGCGAGGAAATCCTGGCGGTGATCGCAAAGCATGTACAGCTCGACCACGACAAGGTGCAGGTGACGATCGATCGCAACGAGTACGTCTCGACCCTTGAGATCGACGTCGAAATCCCGCTGAATGCAGCCGTGCAGGCCGCTTGA
- the minD gene encoding septum site-determining protein MinD — protein MGKVIVVTSGKGGVGKTTSTAALGAALAQRNEKVVVVDFDVGLRNLDLVMGAERRVVYDLINVIQGDAKLTQALIRDKRLETLFLLPASQTRDKDNLTAEGVERVINDLKRYFDWIICDSPAGIERGATLAMRHADVAVVVTNPEVSSVRDSDRIIGLLDAKTAKAERGERMEKHLLLTRYDANRAERGDMLKVDDVLEILSIPLLGIIPESMDVLRASNIGAPVTLADSRSAAAMAYFDAARRLAGETVPIAIPEEKRNIFGKIFGRRAA, from the coding sequence ATGGGGAAAGTGATCGTCGTCACGTCAGGCAAGGGCGGGGTTGGCAAGACGACCTCGACCGCCGCATTGGGAGCGGCACTGGCGCAACGCAATGAAAAAGTCGTCGTCGTCGATTTCGATGTCGGCCTGCGCAATCTAGACCTCGTCATGGGCGCCGAACGCAGGGTCGTCTACGACCTGATCAATGTCATCCAAGGCGACGCCAAGCTCACCCAGGCGCTGATCCGCGACAAGCGGCTGGAAACGCTGTTCCTGCTGCCGGCCTCGCAGACGCGCGACAAGGACAATCTGACGGCCGAGGGCGTCGAGCGCGTCATCAACGACCTGAAGCGCTATTTCGACTGGATCATCTGCGACAGCCCCGCCGGGATCGAGCGCGGCGCAACGCTCGCCATGCGCCACGCCGATGTTGCCGTGGTCGTCACCAATCCCGAGGTCTCGTCGGTGCGCGATTCCGATCGCATCATCGGCCTGCTGGATGCCAAGACCGCCAAGGCCGAACGCGGCGAACGGATGGAAAAGCACTTGCTGCTCACCCGCTACGACGCCAACCGCGCCGAACGCGGCGACATGCTCAAGGTCGACGACGTCCTGGAAATCCTGTCCATCCCGCTGCTCGGCATCATACCCGAAAGCATGGATGTTCTGCGTGCATCCAACATCGGTGCGCCGGTCACGCTGGCAGACAGCCGCAGCGCGGCTGCGATGGCCTATTTCGACGCCGCTCGCCGGCTCGCCGGCGAGACGGTGCCGATCGCCATCCCAGAGGAAAAGAGGAATATTTTCGGAAAGATCTTCGGACGGAGGGCGGCATGA
- the minC gene encoding septum site-determining protein MinC yields the protein MTKVLTDARSIRIKGRSFLAVMLSPDLPIDDWLIRLDDLAARSAGFFLGRPVVLDLTDLQIDRPQLKDLIAELAKRNVSIMGIEGARPSILGSGMPPALKGGRSVSDIEVQAKEPADPPGKPAVAETRPAMQSIVIREPVRSGQSVIFPEGDVTVIGSVASGAEVIAGGSVHIYGALRGRAMAGSIGNASARIFCRKLEAELVAIDGIYKMAEDMAPNLRGQAVQLWLEDDAIMAEKLI from the coding sequence ATGACCAAAGTGCTAACAGACGCTCGCTCTATCCGCATCAAGGGCCGCTCTTTCCTCGCGGTCATGCTGTCCCCGGATCTTCCAATCGATGATTGGTTGATCAGGCTGGACGATCTGGCCGCGCGTTCGGCCGGCTTCTTCCTCGGACGGCCTGTCGTGCTCGATCTGACGGACCTGCAAATCGACCGGCCGCAGCTGAAGGACCTGATTGCCGAACTTGCCAAGCGCAATGTCAGCATCATGGGCATCGAGGGCGCGCGGCCTTCGATCCTCGGATCCGGCATGCCGCCAGCACTCAAAGGCGGTCGTTCGGTTTCCGATATCGAGGTTCAGGCAAAGGAGCCTGCCGATCCGCCCGGCAAACCGGCAGTGGCAGAGACCCGCCCGGCTATGCAATCGATCGTCATCAGGGAGCCGGTGCGCTCGGGGCAATCGGTGATCTTTCCGGAAGGCGACGTCACCGTCATCGGATCGGTTGCCTCGGGTGCCGAGGTCATCGCCGGTGGGTCCGTCCATATCTATGGCGCCTTGCGTGGCCGAGCCATGGCGGGATCCATCGGAAACGCATCGGCGCGGATCTTTTGCCGCAAGCTCGAGGCCGAGCTGGTTGCAATCGACGGCATCTACAAAATGGCGGAAGACATGGCGCCCAATCTTCGCGGACAGGCTGTTCAACTCTGGCTCGAAGACGACGCGATCATGGCAGAGAAACTGATCTGA
- a CDS encoding methyl-accepting chemotaxis protein: MDFQTSILGRMSGFLYRCRADENYTMLEMTNGIERIFGYPADEIIGNRTRTFTSIMYEEDVPLMDEIVGRALERRTDWTMEYRIRHAMGHLVWVTETGGGIWDEKGELLYLEGSIINIESLYQRIDDQTADMRVTASKTNEILQSLRYLKLLAVNAGIEAARAGTAGSGFAVLAAEMRTLANSSEEAARAISNAQRKAEG, from the coding sequence ATGGATTTTCAAACGAGCATTCTCGGGCGCATGAGCGGTTTTCTCTATCGCTGCCGCGCCGATGAAAACTATACGATGCTGGAGATGACCAACGGCATCGAGCGCATCTTCGGTTATCCGGCCGACGAGATCATCGGCAACCGCACGCGGACCTTCACCTCGATCATGTACGAGGAAGATGTGCCTCTGATGGACGAGATCGTCGGACGGGCGCTCGAAAGGCGCACCGACTGGACGATGGAATACCGCATCCGCCACGCCATGGGACATCTCGTCTGGGTCACCGAGACCGGCGGCGGTATCTGGGACGAAAAGGGTGAGCTTCTCTATCTCGAAGGCAGCATCATCAACATCGAATCACTCTATCAGCGAATCGATGATCAGACCGCCGATATGCGCGTCACCGCCTCGAAGACCAATGAGATCCTGCAATCGCTGCGTTACCTCAAGCTGCTCGCTGTCAATGCCGGCATCGAGGCCGCCCGCGCCGGCACGGCCGGGTCAGGCTTTGCCGTACTGGCCGCCGAGATGCGCACGCTTGCCAACTCCTCGGAAGAGGCCGCACGCGCCATTTCCAACGCACAACGCAAGGCGGAAGGCTGA
- a CDS encoding NAD(P)-binding domain-containing protein, translated as MTRVAVIGAGPSGLAQLRAFQSAAQKGAEIPEIVCFEKQSDWGGLWNYTWRTGLDEYGEPVHGSMYRYLWSNGPKECLEFADYSFEEHFGKPIASYPPRAVLWDYIKGRVEKANVRHWVRFSTPVRMVRFDDQTKKFTVTAHNRIEDRMYDEEFDYVVVASGHFSTPNVPYFEGVKTFNGRVLHAHDFRDALEFKGKDILLVGRSYSAEDIGSQCWKYGAKSVTTSYRSKPMGFKWPENFEERPLLTKLENRTAHFLDGSTKEVDAVILCTGYQHHFPFLPDDLRLKTANRLWADSLYKGVIFDKNPQLFYIGMQDQFYTFNMFDVQAWWARDVMTGRITLPPEEELKANFDMWRAREETLEDAEQMIWYQGDYVKELLAETDYPSFDIEGTNQTFMEWEHHKAHNIMGFRDHAYRSLMTGNMSPTHHTPWVEALDDSMEEYLRN; from the coding sequence ATGACAAGAGTAGCCGTCATCGGTGCCGGTCCTTCCGGGCTGGCGCAGCTGCGCGCCTTTCAATCGGCGGCCCAGAAGGGCGCCGAGATCCCGGAGATCGTCTGCTTCGAAAAGCAGTCGGATTGGGGCGGGCTCTGGAACTATACCTGGCGCACCGGGCTCGACGAATATGGCGAGCCGGTCCATGGCAGCATGTATCGTTACCTCTGGTCGAACGGCCCGAAGGAATGCCTCGAATTTGCCGATTATTCCTTCGAGGAGCATTTCGGCAAGCCGATCGCCTCCTATCCGCCGCGCGCCGTGCTCTGGGATTATATCAAGGGCCGCGTCGAGAAGGCGAACGTCCGCCATTGGGTGCGCTTCAGCACGCCGGTGCGCATGGTCCGCTTCGACGATCAGACGAAGAAGTTCACGGTGACGGCGCATAACCGCATCGAGGACCGGATGTATGACGAGGAATTCGACTATGTCGTCGTCGCCAGCGGTCACTTCTCGACGCCGAACGTGCCCTATTTCGAGGGTGTGAAGACCTTCAACGGCCGCGTGCTGCACGCCCACGACTTCCGCGACGCGCTGGAGTTCAAGGGCAAGGATATCCTGCTCGTCGGCCGCAGCTATTCGGCCGAAGACATCGGCTCGCAATGCTGGAAATACGGCGCGAAATCGGTGACGACGAGCTATCGCTCAAAACCGATGGGCTTCAAATGGCCGGAGAATTTCGAGGAGCGGCCGCTGCTGACCAAGCTCGAAAACCGCACGGCGCATTTCCTCGACGGCTCGACCAAGGAGGTCGATGCGGTGATCCTCTGCACCGGATACCAGCACCACTTTCCCTTCCTGCCAGACGATCTCCGGCTGAAGACCGCCAACCGCCTCTGGGCCGACAGCCTCTACAAGGGGGTGATCTTCGACAAGAACCCGCAGCTTTTCTATATCGGCATGCAGGACCAGTTCTACACCTTCAACATGTTCGACGTGCAGGCCTGGTGGGCGCGCGACGTGATGACGGGCCGCATCACCCTGCCGCCGGAAGAGGAGCTGAAGGCGAATTTCGACATGTGGCGCGCCCGCGAGGAGACGCTCGAAGATGCCGAGCAGATGATCTGGTATCAGGGCGACTATGTGAAGGAACTGCTTGCCGAAACCGATTATCCCAGCTTCGACATCGAGGGCACCAACCAGACTTTCATGGAGTGGGAACACCACAAGGCCCACAACATCATGGGCTTCCGCGACCATGCCTACCGGTCGCTGATGACCGGCAACATGTCGCCCACACATCACACGCCCTGGGTCGAGGCGCTCGACGATTCCATGGAGGAATATCTGCGCAACTGA
- a CDS encoding heme-dependent oxidative N-demethylase family protein yields MAIVFKQETFRNDFSYRNSPENIRRFPFPFDRDEYMYSVNMEPHVHGRAGTVYESLIDVDEHYVAEMHDRALVLKEDPLRYQALPHMMSAQWDTLELLMEEQAAGYPDHFTLIRNGDQWRWINRPLGIDDSFTFGDASTLPYEPFEYITRQAQGDFCIVDQRDSNLWMDAGMVTTQADWSLDFDIGMNFMEWHGPVPLAHQIGVFDRALKFLLNLQQGKPTRRFNWTMTINPRLDTSPENYHKWGPDRTTVTPDNVGEKVHLRVELQSLWRLPRSNAILFVIRCYLINMEELVTVPKWARRFPRVLRTLPPELIDYKGLTRFRETTIDWLSKYDDGAPTSPGIYPD; encoded by the coding sequence ATGGCAATCGTCTTCAAGCAGGAAACCTTCCGGAACGATTTCAGCTATCGGAACAGCCCCGAGAACATTCGGCGTTTCCCGTTTCCCTTCGACCGCGACGAATACATGTATTCGGTCAATATGGAGCCGCATGTGCATGGCCGGGCGGGAACCGTCTATGAAAGCCTGATCGACGTCGACGAGCATTACGTTGCCGAGATGCACGACCGGGCCCTCGTCCTAAAAGAAGATCCGCTGCGCTACCAGGCGCTGCCGCACATGATGAGCGCGCAATGGGATACGCTTGAACTGTTGATGGAAGAGCAGGCGGCGGGTTACCCCGACCATTTCACGCTGATCCGCAACGGCGACCAGTGGCGCTGGATCAACCGCCCACTCGGCATCGACGACAGCTTCACCTTCGGCGATGCCTCGACGCTGCCCTATGAGCCCTTCGAATATATCACCCGCCAGGCCCAGGGCGACTTCTGCATCGTCGACCAGCGCGACAGCAATCTCTGGATGGATGCCGGCATGGTGACGACGCAGGCCGACTGGTCGCTCGATTTCGATATCGGCATGAACTTCATGGAATGGCACGGACCGGTGCCGCTCGCCCACCAGATCGGCGTCTTCGACCGGGCGCTGAAATTCCTGCTGAACCTGCAGCAGGGCAAGCCGACACGACGCTTCAACTGGACGATGACGATCAATCCGCGGCTCGACACCAGCCCGGAGAATTATCACAAATGGGGTCCTGACCGCACGACGGTGACGCCAGACAATGTCGGCGAGAAGGTGCATCTGCGTGTCGAATTGCAAAGCCTCTGGCGCCTGCCGCGCTCGAACGCCATCCTCTTCGTCATCCGCTGCTACCTGATAAACATGGAAGAGCTCGTCACCGTGCCGAAATGGGCGCGCCGCTTTCCGCGCGTGCTGAGGACGCTGCCGCCGGAGCTTATCGACTACAAGGGCCTCACCCGCTTCCGCGAGACGACGATCGACTGGCTTTCGAAATATGACGATGGGGCGCCGACCAGCCCCGGCATCTATCCGGACTGA
- a CDS encoding PDR/VanB family oxidoreductase yields the protein MSGGTEIPVRVARITPIAERVKRFRFERLDGKPMPYFSGGAHVIVLMNDGGHMRRNAYSLMSPPHDCAAYEISVLHVEDSRGGSTFMHEKVREGDELKVSYPVNLFQPDWRGRKHLLIAGGIGITPFIAMMEQFSREGANFELHYAIRTRDRGAYWRELQERYGGHRIKIYCDAEGGAIPLTRLLDSQPLGTHLYVCGPSGMIDGVLKTGLNAGWPEQNLHSERFLSSLPGKPFAIELLRSGKTVKVGHHESMLEAIEAAGVDAPFLCRGGACGQCETGVVTCDGKLLHHDVYLTSEEKASGRKVMICVSRFEGNTLHLDL from the coding sequence TTGAGCGGTGGCACTGAAATTCCTGTCCGCGTGGCGCGGATCACCCCGATCGCCGAGCGCGTCAAGCGCTTTCGTTTCGAGCGTCTTGACGGCAAGCCGATGCCTTATTTCTCCGGCGGCGCCCACGTCATCGTCTTGATGAACGATGGCGGCCATATGCGCCGCAACGCCTATTCGCTGATGTCGCCGCCGCATGATTGCGCAGCTTATGAAATCAGCGTGCTGCACGTCGAGGATTCGCGCGGCGGCTCCACCTTCATGCATGAGAAAGTCCGCGAAGGCGACGAGCTGAAGGTCAGCTATCCTGTCAACCTTTTCCAGCCGGACTGGCGCGGGCGCAAGCATCTTCTGATCGCCGGCGGCATCGGCATTACCCCCTTCATCGCGATGATGGAGCAGTTTTCCCGCGAGGGCGCCAATTTCGAGCTGCATTATGCCATCCGCACACGCGACCGCGGCGCCTATTGGCGGGAACTCCAGGAGCGTTACGGCGGACATCGCATCAAGATCTATTGCGATGCCGAAGGCGGCGCCATCCCCCTGACGCGCCTGCTCGACAGCCAGCCGCTCGGCACACATCTCTATGTCTGCGGCCCGTCTGGCATGATCGACGGCGTGTTGAAAACCGGCCTCAACGCCGGCTGGCCGGAACAGAACCTGCATTCGGAACGGTTCCTGTCGTCTCTACCAGGCAAGCCCTTCGCGATCGAGCTCCTGCGGTCCGGCAAGACCGTGAAGGTCGGCCACCACGAAAGCATGCTGGAGGCGATCGAGGCGGCGGGCGTCGACGCGCCCTTCCTCTGTCGCGGCGGCGCCTGCGGTCAATGCGAGACCGGGGTCGTCACCTGCGACGGCAAGCTGCTGCACCATGACGTCTATTTGACGAGCGAAGAAAAAGCATCCGGCCGCAAGGTGATGATCTGCGTTTCCCGCTTCGAGGGAAACACGCTTCATCTTGATCTCTAG
- a CDS encoding dimethylamine monooxygenase subunit DmmA family protein gives MLVAGIKSRPVYTGLTIQPNARRHIFALEGEGARALLDQQPALDETALSRSEILYVARGSQGSGLDETLRRLGADMFFTAPTIATLLFRLKGSLATAHMGTRLYLSGTEGFIGQAMLVALDYGMDHASVITEHRGSLARRVQCVHCKGITDDVTTSPFACSHCGLPLLVRDHYSRRLAAFQGVNIDAEEPGSAPDPEELFL, from the coding sequence ATGCTCGTTGCAGGCATCAAGAGCCGACCAGTCTACACGGGCCTGACCATCCAGCCCAACGCCCGGCGGCACATATTCGCGCTCGAAGGGGAGGGTGCCAGGGCTCTGCTCGATCAGCAGCCGGCGCTTGACGAAACAGCTCTTTCCCGCAGCGAGATCCTCTATGTCGCCCGTGGCTCGCAAGGATCCGGCCTGGACGAGACGCTGCGCCGCCTCGGCGCCGACATGTTCTTCACGGCGCCGACGATCGCAACGCTGCTCTTCCGATTGAAGGGTTCGCTTGCCACCGCCCATATGGGCACGCGGCTTTATCTTTCGGGCACGGAGGGCTTCATCGGCCAGGCAATGCTGGTGGCGCTCGATTACGGCATGGACCATGCCTCCGTCATCACCGAGCATCGCGGCTCGCTGGCCCGGCGCGTGCAATGCGTCCATTGCAAGGGCATCACCGACGACGTCACCACCAGCCCGTTTGCCTGCAGCCATTGCGGGCTGCCGCTTCTGGTGCGCGACCATTATTCGCGCCGGCTCGCCGCCTTCCAGGGCGTCAATATCGATGCGGAAGAACCGGGCAGCGCGCCTGATCCGGAGGAGTTGTTCCTTTGA
- a CDS encoding aminomethyltransferase family protein produces the protein MALSWRFSVLADRHRALGSKLEDWSGMGTAWTYDKDMSEEHIAVRTKAGIMDVSGLKKVHLVGPHAIAVLDSITTRDLTKIYPGRSVYATMLNDRGHFTDDCIVYRTGPNSWMLVHGSGSGHEELVKQAAGRNCAVLFDDDLHDLSLQGPIAVDYLAKYVPGIRDLKYFHHMQTTLFGAPVMISRTGYTGERGYEIFVRGQDAVMVWDRIVEEGKEMGIIPCCFSVLDMLRVESYLLFYPYDNSQMYPFADQPPGDSLWELGLDFTVSPGKTGFRGAEEHARLKGKERFKIFGMLIDADGPADLGDEVFADGKKVGVITCPSYSSLTKKSMAIARLDVDKAVHGTKLEVRGMTVKASATAHTLPFDDPEKKKRTAVG, from the coding sequence ATGGCTTTATCATGGCGTTTCTCCGTCTTGGCGGATCGGCATCGCGCTCTGGGATCGAAGCTTGAGGACTGGAGCGGCATGGGCACCGCCTGGACCTACGACAAGGACATGTCGGAAGAGCATATCGCCGTCCGCACCAAGGCAGGCATCATGGATGTCTCGGGCCTGAAGAAGGTGCACCTGGTCGGCCCGCACGCCATTGCCGTGCTCGACTCCATCACCACCCGCGACCTGACGAAGATCTATCCCGGCCGGTCCGTCTATGCGACCATGTTGAACGACCGTGGCCACTTCACCGACGACTGCATCGTCTATCGCACCGGCCCGAATTCCTGGATGCTGGTGCATGGCTCCGGCTCCGGCCATGAGGAGCTCGTCAAGCAGGCGGCAGGCCGCAATTGCGCGGTCCTCTTCGATGACGACCTGCACGACCTGTCGCTGCAGGGTCCGATCGCGGTCGACTATCTCGCTAAATATGTGCCCGGCATCCGCGACCTCAAATATTTCCACCACATGCAGACGACGCTGTTCGGCGCACCGGTGATGATCTCGCGCACCGGCTATACCGGCGAACGCGGCTACGAAATCTTCGTGCGCGGCCAGGACGCTGTCATGGTCTGGGACCGGATCGTCGAGGAAGGCAAGGAGATGGGCATCATCCCCTGCTGCTTCTCCGTTCTCGACATGCTGCGGGTCGAAAGCTACCTGCTCTTCTACCCCTACGATAATTCGCAGATGTATCCCTTCGCCGATCAGCCGCCCGGCGACAGTCTCTGGGAACTCGGCCTCGACTTCACCGTCAGCCCCGGCAAGACGGGCTTCCGTGGCGCCGAGGAACATGCTCGCCTGAAGGGCAAGGAACGCTTCAAGATCTTCGGCATGCTGATCGATGCCGACGGACCGGCCGATCTCGGCGACGAAGTCTTTGCCGACGGCAAAAAAGTCGGCGTCATTACCTGCCCAAGCTATTCGTCGCTGACGAAGAAATCCATGGCGATTGCCCGTCTGGACGTTGACAAGGCGGTGCATGGGACGAAACTCGAAGTCCGCGGCATGACCGTGAAGGCAAGCGCCACCGCCCATACGCTTCCCTTCGACGATCCGGAGAAGAAGAAGAGGACTGCCGTAGGTTAA
- the purU gene encoding formyltetrahydrofolate deformylase: MKNFVLTVSCKSTRGIVAAISSYLADRGCNIIDSSQFDDLDTGKFFMRVSFISEEGLSGADIDAGFAAVAAPFAMDYDFHDSEKRMKVLLMVSRFGHCLNDLLYRWKIGALPIDIVGVVSNHFDYQKVVVNHDIPFHHIPVTKANKAQAEAHIMEVAEQTGTELIVLARYMQILSDEMCQKMSGRIINIHHSFLPSFKGANPYKQAYGRGVKLIGATAHYVTADLDEGPIIEQDTARITHAQSPDDYVSIGRDVESQVLARAIHAHIHHRTFINGNRTVVFPASPGSYASERMG, from the coding sequence ATGAAGAACTTCGTACTCACCGTATCCTGCAAGTCGACGCGCGGCATCGTCGCGGCGATTTCGAGCTATCTGGCGGACAGGGGCTGCAACATCATCGACAGCTCGCAGTTCGACGATCTCGATACCGGCAAGTTCTTCATGCGCGTCAGCTTCATTTCGGAAGAGGGGCTTTCGGGCGCCGATATCGACGCCGGTTTCGCGGCCGTCGCCGCGCCCTTCGCGATGGATTACGATTTTCACGACAGCGAGAAGCGCATGAAGGTGCTGCTGATGGTGTCGCGTTTCGGCCATTGTCTGAACGACCTGCTCTACCGCTGGAAGATCGGCGCCCTGCCGATCGATATCGTCGGCGTCGTCTCCAACCATTTCGACTACCAGAAGGTCGTGGTCAACCACGACATTCCCTTCCACCATATTCCGGTCACCAAGGCCAACAAGGCGCAGGCCGAGGCCCATATCATGGAAGTGGCCGAGCAGACCGGCACGGAGCTGATCGTGCTCGCCCGCTACATGCAGATCCTGTCGGACGAGATGTGCCAGAAAATGTCTGGCCGGATCATCAACATCCACCATTCCTTCCTGCCGAGCTTCAAGGGCGCCAATCCTTACAAGCAGGCCTACGGCCGCGGCGTGAAGCTGATCGGGGCGACGGCGCATTACGTCACCGCCGATCTCGACGAAGGCCCGATCATCGAGCAGGACACGGCGCGCATCACCCATGCGCAGTCACCCGACGACTATGTCTCGATCGGCCGCGATGTCGAAAGCCAGGTGCTGGCGCGTGCCATCCACGCCCATATTCATCACCGCACCTTCATCAACGGCAACCGCACCGTGGTCTTCCCGGCAAGCCCCGGCAGCTACGCCTCCGAACGCATGGGTTAG